The following proteins are encoded in a genomic region of Pyrus communis chromosome 11, drPyrComm1.1, whole genome shotgun sequence:
- the LOC137707678 gene encoding protein FAR1-RELATED SEQUENCE 9-like, with protein sequence MTKFLKKYFARNLLLQEFVVQYDKAVPDRKEKERQAENATKQNWRSLYSDWNVEIEATKQYTSKIFYCFQEEVKKVLNLRPLQLESDDGKTRTYTVMNSGKRGINRTLMYDLANQIVLCSCKKFEFEGILCAHALKLYYDLDLSSIPSNYYLKRWSKDAKCGIGFDSYGEPAVSNLDSSSLVQYSELSNIAQRIIAKGAKNSQKCSFLKSELLKLEKKLDKHANFGEQDDGTNDVNYVKHVTEAEKNLKIQDPKVEKSKGRGKGRMKSALESNQPKKKGPYKRKAFKESNSNAYEMNGPSTRYAQTQGHIGMPSQNQFNMAPVSQVTHFPYGFPIVPCVQGIQNPPVQGIQNHQFGFQAISPMMSNYSFMYPQENIQPIPLVTTPQLNFSNPSASNIQPIPLGTTLELNFSNPSTS encoded by the exons ATGACCAAGTTTTTGAAAAAGTATTTTGCTCGAAACCTCCTTCTACAAGAGTTCGTCGTCCAATATGATAAAGCAGTACCGGAtcgaaaagaaaaggaaagacaaGCAGAAAATGCAACTAAACAGAATTGGCGTAGTTTGTATTCTGATTGGAATGTGGAGATTGAAGCAACAAAGCAGTATACAAGtaagattttttattgtttccaaGAGGAGGTTAAGAAGGTTTTAAATTTGAGGCCACTGCAATTAGAAAGTGATGATGGGAAAACACGTACATACACAGTAATGAACTCAGGAAAACGAGGAATTAATAGAACACTTATGTATGACCTTGCAAATCAAATAGTATTGTGCAGTTGCAAAAAGTTTGAGTTTGAGGGGATTCTTTGTGCACATGCTCTAAAGTTATACTATGATTTAGACTTGTCAAGTATACCATCCAATTATTATTTGAAAAGATGGAGCAAGGATGCTAAATGTGGTATTGGATTTGATTCTTATGGTGAACCGGCTGTGAGTAATTTAGACTCATCTTCCTTGGTTCAGTATAGCGAGCTATCTAATATAGCACAAAGAATCATAGCAAAAGGTGCAAAAAATAGccaaaaatgtagttttttgaAATCTGAGTTGTTAAAGTTGGAGAAAAAATTGGATAAGCATGCCAATTTTGGAGAACAAGATGATGGAACAAATGATGTAAATTATGTTAAGCATGTGACTGAAGCTGAGAAAAATCTTAAGATCCAAGATCCAAAAGTTGAGAAGTCCAAAGGTCGGGGCAAAGGTAGAATGAAGAGTGCTTTGGAATCTAATCAACCTAAAAAGAAAGGTCCATACAAGAGAAAAG cTTTTAAAGAATCCAATTCAAATGCATATGAGATGAACGGACCATCAACAAGATATGCACAAACTCAG GGACATATTGGAATGCcaagtcaaaaccaattcaataTGGCACCCGTAAGTCAAGTCACACATTTTCCCTATGGATTTCCAATTGTTCCTTGTGTTCAAGGGATTCAAAATCCACCGGTTCAAGGGATTCAAAATCACCAATTTGGATTTCAAGCTATAAGTCCCATGATGTCCAATTACTCATTTATGTATCCTCAG gAAAACATTCAACCAATACCTCTGGTAACCACTCCTCAACTAAATTTTTCAAATCCATCAGCATCAAACATTCAACCAATACCTTTGGGAACCACTCTTGAACTGAATTTTTCAAATCCATCAACATCTTAG
- the LOC137707810 gene encoding DEAD-box ATP-dependent RNA helicase 24-like, which translates to MSKRKFGFEGFGMNKQSSFDFERPQQAPQRLYVPPSSRGGNSHDNYEDADLDNIDYDDNDGSKDPGSDDNNHGNGGGGDEEVDPLDAFMEGIHEEVRSAPPPKPKAKAEKYKDDEEEDHMESFLRAKKDVVLTLASDALHAGYDSDEEVYAAAKAVDAGLLEYDSDDNPIVLDKRKIEPIPALDHSSIDYEPFNKDFYEEKESISGMSEEDVFEYKKSLAIRASGFDVPRPVKSFEDCGFSSQLMAAIKKQDYQKPTPIQCAALPVVLSGRDIIGIAKTGSGKTAAFVLPMIVHIMDQPELQKEEGPIGVICAPTRELAHQIYIESKKFAKSHGIRVCAVYGGMSKLDQFKELKAGCEIVVATPGRLIDLLKMKALTMLRATYLVLDEADRMFDLGFEPQIRSIVGQIRPDRLTLLFSATMPRKVEKLAREILSDPIRVTVGEVGMANEDITQVVHVIPSDDEKLPWLLEKLPGMIDEGDVLVFASKKAAVDEIESQLAQKGFKVTALHGDKDQASRMDILQKFKSGIYHVLVATDVAARGLDIKSIKSVVNFDIAKDMDMHVHRIGRTGRAGDKDGTACTLITQKEARFAGELVNSLVAAGQIVSTELMDLAMKDGRFRSKRDSRKGGGKKGRGRGGGGRGVRGVDFGLGIGYYTESNSSSSNTVPSRSAAVTPQRTGMMSQFKTKFVAASSNSPSQGSGNSSSVPNRPALRGFVSGGSIGGDVNRTQTTSTITPPPPTSVINKTGAQNNGENSSQKPSESSREKPRERRRRSGWDC; encoded by the exons ATGTCGAAGAGAAAATTCGGATTCGAAGGCTTTGGCATGAACAAGCAATCCTCTTTCGACTTTGAGCGGCCCCAGCAAGCCCCTCAGCGGCTCTACGTCCCTCCATCGTCGCGCGGCGGAAACAGCCACGACAACTACGAAGACGCCGACCTCGACAACATCGATTACGACGACAACGATGGTTCCAAGGACCCCGGAAGTGACGACAACAACCACGGAAACGGTGGCGGTGGTGATGAGGAAGTCGATCCTCTGGATGCTTTCATGGAGGGGATTCACGAGGAGGTGAGGTCAGCTCCGCCGCCGAAGCCGAAAGCGAAGGCCGAGAAGTACAAGGACGATGAGGAGGAGGATCATATGGAGAGTTTTCTGAGGGCTAAGAAGGACGTGGTGCTCACGCTGGCATCGGATGCTTTACACGCCGGATATGACTCCGATGAGGAGGTATATGCGGCCGCCAAGGCCGTCGATGCCGGGTTGTTGGAGTACGATTCAGATGATAATCCCATTGTTCTGGACAAGAGGAAGATCGAGCCGATTCCAGCTCTCGATCATAGTTCAATCGACTACGAGCCGTTTAATAAGGATTTTTACGAGGAGAAAGAGTCGATTTCAG GGATGAGTGAGGAAGATGTTTTTGAGTACAAGAAGAGCTTGGCCATCCGTGCGTCGGGTTTTGATGTACCCAGGCCAGTTAAGTCATTTGAAGATTGTGGATTTTCTTCACAACTCATGGCTGCCATAAAAAAACAAGACTACCAAAAGCCGACACCAATACAATGCGCAGCTCTACCCGTAGTTCTTTCCGGGAGAGATATAATTGGTATTGCGAAAACTGGTTCTGGAAAGACTGCCGCTTTTGTCCTTCCAATGATTGTCCACATTATGGATCAGCCAGAACTTCAAAAAGAAGAAGGTCCCATTGGAGTGATATGCGCTCCTACTAGAGAGCTGGCACACCAAATATACATAGAGTCCAAAAAATTTGCAAAGTCACATGGGATACGTGTCTGTGCTGTATACGGTGGAATGTCTAAGCTTGATCAGTTCAAAGAACTTAAGGCAGGATGTGAAATAGTTGTTGCTACTCCTGGAAGATTGATCGACTTGCTTAAAATGAAGGCACTGACAATGCTTAGGGCAACTTACCTAGTACTTGATGAGGCTGATCGGATGTTTGACCTTGGGTTTGAGCCTCAAATTAGGTCTATTGTTGGTCAGATTCGGCCAGACCGACTGACATTGCTCTTTTCTGCAACAATGCCCCGTAAAGTTGAAAAATTGGCTAGGGAGATTCTCTCAGATCCAATAAGAGTTACAGTGGGTGAGGTGGGAATGGCCAATGAGGATATCACTCAGGTTGTTCATGTAATTCCTTCCGACGATGAGAAGCTGCCCTGGCTTCTTGAGAAGTTACCTGGAATGATTGATGAGGGTGATGTTTTGGTATTTGCTTCAAAAAAAGCTGCAGTGGATGAGATCGAGTCTCAGCTTGCACAGAAAGGTTTTAAAGTCACAGCTCTGCATGGTGACAAGGACCAGGCATCTCGGATGgatattttgcaaaaatttaaATCTGGCATTTACCATGTTCTTGTTGCAACTGACGTTGCTGCTCGTGGTCTTGACATCAAATCAATTAAGTCAGTTGTGAACTTTGATATTGCAAAAGACATGGACATGCACGTCCATCGAATTGGTAGAACAGGCCGTGCTGGTGATAAGGATGGCACTGCATGCACTCTTATTACACAGAAAGAGGCACGTTTTGCTGGTGAGTTGGTTAATAGCTTGGTTGCTGCAGGTCAGATTGTTTCCACGGAGCTCATGGACCTTGCGATGAAG GATGGGAGATTCAGGTCAAAACGCGATTCAAGAAAAGGAG GTGGAAAGAAAGGTAGGGGGAGGGGTGGCGGTGGTCGAGGTGTGCGTGGGGTGGATTTTGGTCTGGGTATTGGATATTATACGGAGTCCAATAGTTCTTCATCGAATACTGTTCCTAGTCGATCTGCTGCAGTAACTCCTCAGAGGACAGGAATGATGTCTCAGTTCAAGACTAAATTTGTTGCCGCTTCATCTAACTCTCCAAGTCAAGGTTCAGGTAACAGCTCTAGTGTGCCCAACAGACCGGCATTACGAGGATTTGTATCCGGTGGTTCAATCGGTGGGGATGTAAATAGAACTCAGACAACCAGTACAAttactcctcctcctcctacaTCAGTGATAAATAAAACTGGTGCTCAGAACAATGGAGAAAATTCAAGTCAGAAACCCTCTGAAAG TTCTAGAGAGAAACCTAGAGAAAGGCGGAGACGCTCCGGTTGGGACTGTTAA
- the LOC137707507 gene encoding proline-rich receptor-like protein kinase PERK15 codes for MSELTGILSKVQWLLMNQLLVFCYVISITEASEHYDLLKGPSVSPSSAPLAATVSHSHRRWQKHFLPRAAPVSPAHPPFYGPLITAGHPPTASRLSKPSMKRDGLAPPLAGFKNIAPTQSSAGTIPSGLAQPPLTPSVSNCCKPDMVLRRGSQGCQCAYPIKLDILLLNVSQNRNWNLFLEELASELHLQVSQIELINFYVLGLSRLNISMDITPSSGLGFSASDASAINSSLVMHKVKLNPALVGDYKLLNITWFKPPPPSHAPVIAASPVEAPANPSPTGTSLSASDKGRHSNWNLIIGIGVGILFIAIISVLILCLCTFRREKTKASPIETAPEKQMTVDTVPAVGPLPHPSSIRFLAYEELKQATNNFEPASILGEGGFGKVFKGVLSDGTAVAIKRLTNGGQQGDKEFLVEVEMLSRLHHRNLVKLVGYYSSRDSSQNLLCYELVPNGSLEAWLHGPLGVNCPLDWDTRMKIALDAARGLAYLHEDSQPCVIHRDFKASNILLENNFHAKVADFGLAKQAPEGRANYLSTRVMGTFGYVAPEYAMTGHLLVKSDVYSYGVVLLELLTGRKPVDMSQPAGQENLVTWSRPILRDKDRLDELADPSLEGKYPTEDFVRVCTIAAACVAPEASQRPTMGEVVQSLKMVQRITEYQDSMLTSSTTRPNNRQSSTTYESDVSSSMFSSGPYSGLSGFDNDNGSRAAVFSEDLHEGR; via the exons ATGTCTGAGCTCACAG GAATATTGAGCAAGGTGCAATGGTTGTTGATGAATCAGTTGCTTGTGTTTTGTTATGTGATATCCATCACTGAAGCGAGTGAACACTATGATCTACTCAAGGGACCATCAGTATCTCCATCGAGTGCACCTTTGGCTGCAACAGTGTCCCACTCCCATAGACGCTGGCAAAAACATTTCTTGCCACGTGCTGCACCGGTATCTCCCGCTCACCCTCCTTTTTATGGTCCCTTGATAACTGCTGGTCATCCCCCTACAGCTTCTCGATTGTCAAAGCCGTCAATGAAGAGGGATGGCTTGGCACCTCCCCTTGCTGGCTTTAAGAATATCGCCCCAACACAGTCGAGTGCTGGTACAATTCCTTCTGGTTTAGCACAGCCCCCGCTCACTCCTTCCGTTTCCA ACTGTTGCAAACCAGACATGGTACTGAGACGGGGAAGTCAGGGTTGCCAATGTGCTTATCCCATAAAGCTTGACATTCTCCTCCTAAATGTTTCACAAAATCGTAACTGGAATCTTTTTCTTGAAGAACTAGCTTCCGAGCTTCATTTGCAAGTTTCTCAAATAGAGCTGATTAACTTTTATGTACTCGGATTATCAAGATTAAATATTTCAATGGATATTACTCCTAGTTCAGGACTCGGTTTCTCTGCAAGCGATGCGTCTGCAATAAACTCTTCTCTTGTCATGCACAAGGTTAAATTGAACCCTGCATTAGTGGGCGATTACAAACTCCTCAATATAACTTGGTTTAAGCCTCCACCTCCTTCTCATG cTCCTGTTATTGCTGCATCACCAGTGGAAGCCCCAGCAAATCCATCCCCGACTGGTACATCCTTAAGTGCTTCAGATAAAGGGAGGCATTCAAATTGGAATCTCATTATTGGTATTGGCGTTGGCATACTGTTCATTGCCATTATATCTGTGCTCATACTTTGTTTGTGCACATTCCGTCGAGAGAAGACTAAAGCTTCTCCTATAGAAACAG CCCCTGAAAAGCAGATGACTGTTGATACAGTACCAGCAGTAGGACCTTTACCTCACCCAAGCAGCATTCGATTTCTGGCATATGAAGAACTTAAACAAGCAACAAACAACTTTGAACCTGCAAGCATACTCGGAGAGGGTGGTTTTGGCAAGGTGTTCAAGGGTGTCTTAAGTGATGGTACAGCTGTAGCAATTAAAAGACTTACCAATGGAGGGCAACAGGGCGATAAGGAGTTCTTGGTTGAGGTTGAAATGCTGAGCAGGCTGCACCATCGTAATCTGGTGAAACTTGTGGGTTACTATAGCAGTCGTGACTCTTCACAAAACTTACTTTGCTATGAGCTTGTACCAAATGGAAGCTTGGAGGCCTGGCTCCATG GTCCACTGGGAGTAAATTGTCCTTTGGATTGGGACACCCGAATGAAAATTGCACTTGATGCTGCCAGAGGACTTGCTTACCTGCATGAGGACTCACAACCTTGTGTCATCCACAGAGATTTTAAAGCATCTAATATATTGCTTGAGAACAACTTTCATGCTAAAGTTGCTGATTTTGGCCTGGCTAAACAGGCGCCTGAAGGCAGAGCAAACTATCTTTCAACTCGTGTGATGGGAACATTCGg GTATGTGGCTCCAGAGTACGCCATGACTGGACACCTACTTGTTAAAAGTGATGTTTACAGTTATGGGGTTGTCCTTCTTGAGTTACTCACTGGAAGAAAGCCTGTAGATATGTCACAGCCAGCCGGACAGGAGAATCTTGTCACTTGG TCAAGGCCAATTCTTAGAGACAAGGATAGGCTGGATGAGCTCGCTGATCCAAGTCTTGAAGGAAAGTACCCAACGGAAGATTTTGTACGAGTTTGCACGATTGCAGCGGCTTGTGTTGCTCCTGAGGCAAGCCAACGCCCTACGATGGGTGAAGTGGTACAATCACTGAAGATGGTGCAACGAATCACAGAATATCAGGATTCCATGTTAACCTCTTCCACTACCCGACCCAATAACAGGCAGTCTTCAACTACCTACGAATCCGATGTGTCATCTTCAATGTTCTCTTCTGGTCCTTACTCTGGTCTAAGTGGCTTTGATAATGACAACGGCTCTCGAGCAGCAGTGTTCTCTGAAGATCTTCACGAAGGACGATGA